A genomic segment from Oncorhynchus clarkii lewisi isolate Uvic-CL-2024 chromosome 12, UVic_Ocla_1.0, whole genome shotgun sequence encodes:
- the LOC139420961 gene encoding E3 ubiquitin-protein ligase RNF25 — MAAESDVLSEIEVLQSIYLDELQINRRDGGWEVSLVLYPSTGEDSLSQFVRLTLTLTLDLQYPSSPPSISIHNPRGLSDDKLCSVQKCLQTEAESCLGSPVLYQLIEKAKEILTESNIPHGNCVICLYGFKDGEAFTKTRCYHYFHSHCLGRYITHSETELQEREKELEQDKTRERTDDEELTVVCPVCREPLTYNVAQLLSNPAPSFPKLEGAVIGVEFRQKWAELQNLLERQKAKGGIIDTEAESNRFLIHINEPPPDLDNVTTDGNASPSQSLLSLPPASTNQITAPKLQHAGHSHRRGRPGHQYWHQGPQGHFRGLRRGGRGRPHTHPGTPGGPPTDHLDKLSLSSEKHDNFHSAPPANSHDAPIKARLQENSSHPELGQAQLSQLEKEEGEGRTELGQQEAPVPKDGQAISKSSLDTPKMDIPPSNGMEMEPGRGHRERGRRRGPRGSAQQPDQWQERYFRGTDQWDARGGRHHRYWDGRGQRSRGGANYPRGRAHMAGGRGFHQSVVEGEVEREGAAL; from the exons ATGGCAGCTGAAAGCGA TGTGCTGTCTGAGATTGAGGTTCTCCAGTCCATCTATCTGGATGAGCTGcagattaacaggagagatgg gggatgGGAGGTGAGTCTGGTTCTATATCCCTCCACGGGTGAAGATTCCCTCTCTCAGTTTGTGCGACTCACCCTAACTTTGACTCTCGACTTGCAG tatccctcctctcctccctccatttccATCCACAACCCTCGGGGTCTTTCTGATGACAAGCTGTGCAG tgtgCAGAAATGTCTACAGACAGAGGCGGAGTCCTGCCTGGGTTCCCCTGTGTTGTACCAGCTCATTGAG aaaGCCAAAGAGATCCTGACGGAGAGCAATATTCCCCATGGGAACTGCGTCATCTGCCTTTACGGGTTTAAG GATGGGGAGGCGTTCACCAAGACCAGATGCTACCACTACTTCCACTCCCACTGCCTAGGCCGCTACATCACCCACTCTGAGACTGAGCtccaggagagggagaaggagctggagcaggacaagacacggGAGAGGACCGACGATGAG GAGCTAACCGTTGTGTGTCCCGTGTGTAGAGAACCTCTGACTTACAACGTTGCCCAGCTCCTGTCCAATCCCGCCCCTAGCTTTCCAAAG CTGGAGGGAGCGGTGATAGGGGTGGAGTTCCGGCAGAAGTGGGCTGAGCTCCAGAACCTTTTGGAGCGTCAGAAAGCAAAAGGCGGGATTATTGACACAGAGGCGGAGTCTAACCGCTTCCTCATACATATTAATGAG CCGCCTCCCGACTTGGACAACGTCACCACTGACGGGAATGCCTCTCCCAGCCAATCACTGCTCTCCCTTCCCCCTGCCTCCACCAATCAGATCACAGCACCAAAGCTGCAGCACGCTGGCCACTCGCATCGCAGGGGAAGGCCAGGTCACCAGTACTGGCACCAAGGGCCACAGGGCCACTTCAGGGGcctgaggaggggagggagaggcaggccCCACACCCACCCAGGGACACCTGGGGGACCCCCCACTGACCATCTGGacaaactctccctgtcctcagaGAAACATGACAACTTCCACAGTGCTCCTCCTGCCAACTCTCACGACGCACCGATCAAAGCCAGACTTCAGGAGAACTCTAGCCACCCAGAACTGGGACAAGCACAATTAAGCCAATTGGAGAAGGAAGAAGGGGAGGGACGTACAGAGCTAGGCCAACAAGAGGCTCCAGTTCCTAAAGACGGTCAGGCAATAAGCAAATCAAGCCTGGACACTCCTAAAATGGACATCCCACCTAGCAACGGCATGGAAATGGAGCCTGGGCGAGGCcatagggagaggggaaggaggagaggccCTCGCGGTTCAGCGCAACAGCCTGACCAATGGCAAGAGCGGTATTTCAGAGGAACGGACCAATGGGATGCTCGGGGGGGCAGGCACCATCGCTACTGGGACGGGCGAGGTCAGCGAAGCAGGGGAGGTGCCAACTACCCCCGTGGCAGAGCTCACATGGCTGGTGGGAGGGGCTTCCATCAGAGTGTGgttgagggagaggtagagagagagggtgctgCTCTATGA
- the LOC139420994 gene encoding ras-related protein Rab-35-like isoform X1: MAGPGKDYNHLFKLLIIGDSNVGKSSLLLRFADNSFSGSYITTIGVDFKIRTVDIDGERVKLQIWDTAGQERFRTITSTYYRNTHGVIIVYDVTNPESFVNVKRWLNEITQNCDNVCKILDVYGFHSHGPSDKEAESESCRERAGTREGNGRHQFSQTQREEEEGEEVLLRERKEGDFSKNRTDQWRVEHPKSVCTHGERARTLHVDIALRQDYKRVRTENHYYVPNFYLSSYFL, encoded by the exons ATGGCGGGGCCGGGAAAGGACTACAACCATCTCTTCAAACTGCTCATCATTGGAGACTCCA ATGTAGGGAAGAGCAGTCTACTACTACGATTTGCAGATAACTCCTTCTCTG GTAGCTACATCACCACGATCGGCGTGGACTTTAAGATCCGTACGGTGGACATCGACGGGGAGCGAGTCAAACTGCAGATCTGGGACACGGCGGGCCAGGAGCGCTTCAGGACCATCACCTCAAC GTATTATAGAAATACCCACGGTGTGATTATTGTTTATGACGTCACCAACCCAGAGTCGTTTGTGAACGTGAAGAGGTGGCTTAATGAGATCACTCAGAACTGTGACAACGTCTGTAAGATCCTAG aTGTTTATGGCTTTCACTCACATGGTCCTTCGGACAAAGAAGCAGAGTCAGAGTcgtgcagagagagagcgggaacgaGAGAAGGAAACGGTCGACATCAattctcacagacacagagagaggaggaagagggggaagaagtgttgctgagggagagaaaggaaggtGATTTTTCTAAGAACAGGACAGACCAATGGAGAGTCGAGCATCCAAAGTCTGTCTGCACTCATGGGGAAAGAGCCAGGACATTACATGTTGACATTGCACTGAGACAAGATTACAAGAGGGTAAGGACAGAGAACCACTATTATGTGCCGAATTTTTACCTTAGCAGTTATTTTTTATGA
- the LOC139420994 gene encoding ras-related protein Rab-35-like isoform X2, with product MAGPGKDYNHLFKLLIIGDSNVGKSSLLLRFADNSFSGSYITTIGVDFKIRTVDIDGERVKLQIWDTAGQERFRTITSTYYRNTHGVIIVYDVTNPESFVNVKRWLNEITQNCDNVCKILVGNKNDDPSKKQVDSQDAMRFGESVGVRVFETSAKENINVEEMFMAFTHMVLRTKKQSQSRAEREREREKETVDINSHRHRERRKRGKKCC from the exons ATGGCGGGGCCGGGAAAGGACTACAACCATCTCTTCAAACTGCTCATCATTGGAGACTCCA ATGTAGGGAAGAGCAGTCTACTACTACGATTTGCAGATAACTCCTTCTCTG GTAGCTACATCACCACGATCGGCGTGGACTTTAAGATCCGTACGGTGGACATCGACGGGGAGCGAGTCAAACTGCAGATCTGGGACACGGCGGGCCAGGAGCGCTTCAGGACCATCACCTCAAC GTATTATAGAAATACCCACGGTGTGATTATTGTTTATGACGTCACCAACCCAGAGTCGTTTGTGAACGTGAAGAGGTGGCTTAATGAGATCACTCAGAACTGTGACAACGTCTGTAAGATCCTAG TGGGGAACAAGAATGACGACCCCTCCAAGAAGCAGGTGGACTCCCAGGATGCAATGCGTTTTGGGGAGTCGGTGGGCGTCCGGGTATTTGAGACGAGCGCCAAAGAAAACATCAACGTGGAAGAG aTGTTTATGGCTTTCACTCACATGGTCCTTCGGACAAAGAAGCAGAGTCAGAGTcgtgcagagagagagcgggaacgaGAGAAGGAAACGGTCGACATCAattctcacagacacagagagaggaggaagagggggaagaagtgttgctga
- the LOC139420981 gene encoding THO complex subunit 6 homolog yields MGPVEHLHMSVFSQSFSPCGRFLAAGNNYGEIAVFSLSSALSPDATDLSQTPILTFTAHEGPVFSLFSTDSHLLSAGNGEISAWSWAELIKRNTKAAWTRRPNYKSSLEIPEINAMTVNPTENSLVIGGGDNNIHIMDLESGVFKSVLQGHTDYIHCLSVREREGEILSGGEDGAVRIWDHRTGQSVHCIEVYKYEECARPQYGKWISCLTTESDWMLCGGGPSLSLWHLRSMSPTSIFPLSGCQRQANFYQDMILSVGEGQCVSHCLLGGEVKAQIPCTPHSLNTLALNLNSTDNRVLTVGGSSHQIDVFTNLSYRTFSLSF; encoded by the exons ATGGGTCCTGTCGAG CACCTCCACATGTCCGTGTTCTCCCAGAGTTTCTCTCCCTGTGGGCGCTTCCTGGCCGCCGGCAACAACTACGGCGAGATAGCGGTGTTCAG tctctcctcaGCGCTTAGCCCAGATGCTACAGATCTGAGCCAGACACCCATCCTCACATTTACTG CTCACGAGGGGCccgtcttctctctcttctccactgaCTCTCACCTCCTGAGTGCCGGCAATGGAGAGATCAGTGCATGGAGCTGGGCGGAGCTTATCAAGCGG aatACCAAGGCTGCTTGGACAAGGAGGCCAAATTACAA ATCCAGCCTGGAGATCCCAGAGATCAATGCCATGACTGTCAATCCCACA gaGAACAGTCTAGTGATTGGTGGAGGGGACAATAACATCCACATAATGGATCTGGAAAGTGGTGTCTTTAAG tCAGTTTTGCAGGGTCATACAGACTACATCCACTgtctgagtgtgagagagagggagggggagatccTCTCTGGGGGTGAGGACGGCGCTGTCAGGATATGGG ACCACAGGACCGGCCAATCCGTGCACTGCATTGAAGTCTACAAATATGAG GAATGCGCCCGCCCCCAATATGGCAAGTGGATCAGCTGCCTGACGACAGAATCTGATTGGATG CTCTGTGGAGGaggcccatccctctctctatggcACCTCCGCTCCATGTCACCCAcctccatcttccctctctctggatgCCAGCGGCAAGCCAACTTTTACCAGGACATG ATCTTGTCGGTGGGCGAGGGCCAGTGTGTGTCCCACTGTCTCCTGGGGGGAGAGGTAAAGGCTCAGATCCCCTGCACCCCCCACTCCCTCAACACGCTGGCACTGAACCTCAACAGCACTGATAACAGG GTGCTCACAGTAGGTGGAAGCAGTCACCAGATAGACGTATTCACCAACCTGTCCTACAGAACCTTCTCGTTGTCTttctga